The following coding sequences lie in one Glycine max cultivar Williams 82 chromosome 19, Glycine_max_v4.0, whole genome shotgun sequence genomic window:
- the LOC100527684 gene encoding Remorin_C superfamily protein gives MNNNPTTIIGSTTHGSEEEDEHITEIREIHALTPPPPRGRAWETVHTHRSSSLSVASEGGASSSENFSMSREFSALVLAGSSIDHDNSNNNNSNSPMNENNNSNSLLGRIREEDLMEETNPLAIVPDNHPLDPVPSSSSQGVRGGGAAREEHVSVQRVKKEEVDAKISAWQNAKVAKINNRFKREDAVINGWESEQVQKASSWMKKVERKLEEKRARAMEKMQNDIAKAHRKAEERRASAEAKRGTKVARVLEIASLMRAVGRPPAKKSFF, from the exons ATGAACAACAACCCAACAACAATCATCGGTTCCACTACCCACGGatcagaagaagaagatgaacacATCACTGAAATAAGGGAAATCCACGCGTTAACCCCGCCGCCGCCACGTGGCAGAGCCTGGGAGACAGTGCATACCCACAGGTCAAGCTCTCTCTCCGTAGCTTCTGAAGGCGGCGCCTCTTCCAGCGAGAACTTCAGCATGAGCAGAGAGTTCAGCGCTCTGGTTCTCGCAGGGTCCAGCATCGACCAcgacaacagcaacaacaacaacagcaacagtcCCATGAACGAAAACAACAATAGTAACAGCTTGTTGGGGAGGATCAGAGAAGAGGACTTGATGGAAGAGACGAACCCTTTGGCGATCGTGCCGGATAaccaccctctggacccggttCCGTCGTCGTCGTCTCAGGGAGTAAGGGGTGGCGGCGCTGCACGTGAGGAGCACGTGTCGGTTCAGCGGGTGAAGAAGGAGGAGGTTGATGCCAAGATATCGGCGTGGCAGAACGCTAAGGTTGCGAAGATTAACAACAGATTCAAGAGAGAAGACGCTGTGATCAATGGGTGGGAGAGCGAGCAGGTTCAGAAAGCTTCCTCCTGGATGAAGAAAGTTGAG AGGAAGCTGGAGGAGAAAAGGGCAAGAGCAATGGAGAAAATGCAAAACGACATAGCAAAAGCTCATAGAAAAGCAGAGGAGAGAAGGGCATCGGCAGAGGCAAAAAGGGGAACCAAAGTGGCAAGGGTTTTGGAGATTGCTAGTCTCATGAGAGCAGTTGGAAGACCTCCTGCCAAAAAATCCTTCTTCTAA